The genomic interval AGCGCCGTCGTGGTTGTCGTCTCGGCGCTTTCTGGCGTGACCGACGCCATCGTGAAGGCGCTGCACGCGGCGCGCAACGGCTCGAGCAGCGAGGTCGAAGCGCGATGCCGCGAGCTCGATGCTCGCCACGAGGCGGTGATCGCCGAGCTCTTCGCGCCCGCGGCCCGGGAAGCGGCCAGCGCGGCCGCGCGCGCCGGCGTGGCTCGCCTGGGTGAAGTCTGCTCCGGCGTGCTGCAACTGCGCACTTCCACGCCGCAGGTGCACGACATGGCGCTGTCGCTGGGCGAGGAGGTTTCGGCGCAGCTCTGCGCGTTGTACCTGGCGCAACTCGGCCTAGCGTGCGATTACGTGGACGCGGCGCGCGTGGTGGTCACCGACGATCGCTTCGGCGAGGCCGCGCCCGACCTGGACGCCACCCGCCGCAAAGCCCGCCAGGTGTTGCTGCCGCTGCTGGACTCCGGGCGCGTTCCCGTGGTCACCGGATATCGCGGCGCGACCGCCACGGGCCAGCTGACGACACTGGGACGCGGCGGCTCCGATTATTCCGCCACGCTGCTCGGCGCGGCCATCGGCGCCGACGAAGTCTGGATTTGGACCGACGTTGACGGCGTGCTGACCGCCGACCCGCGCGTCTGTCCGAACGCCGCCACGCTGGCGGAGATCACGTTCGGCGAAGCCGTGGAGCTTTCCTACTACGGCGCGAAGGTGATCCATCAGCGCGCCATCCGGCCATGCATGGAAGCGGGCATTCCGGTGTGGATCAAGAATTCATTCCAGCCCGATGCCGCGGGCACGCGCATTACCACCACCGGACAGGCGGGCTCGTCGCCGGTGAAGGCGGTCACGGCGGTCACGCGCGCGTCGCTGGTCACGCTGAGCACGCGCTGGGACGTGCACTTTGCCGAGGTTTTCGGACGGCTGCTGCTGCGGCTGGCGCACGAGCACGTGGACGTCCTGTTCACCACGCAGTCGTCGTCGGAAAACGCCCTTGGCCTGGTGCTGCGCGAGCGCGATACGGACGTGGTGGTGCACGCCATCAAGCGCCTGTTCCGCACCGAGCTGAAGCACGGCGTGCTGAATCCGATCGGCGTGGAGCGCGACGTTGCCGTCGTCGCGGTGCTCGGCCAGGCGATGAAAGGCGTGCCGGGAATTCTGGCCCGACTGTTCGGAGCGATCGCGCGGCGGAACGTCAGCGTGATTGCCGTGGCGCAGGGCGCCAGCGAGCTGAACATCTGCTTCGCCGTGCCGAGCGCGTCGGCGGGAGACGTGGTGCAGGCAGTCCATGAAGAGTTTTTCGGGAGCAAACAGGACGCGCTCGTGGAGACCGGCGCGGCCCGTGCCGCGGCCGGGACGCTTTTCACGTGACGCAAAACAGGGTACAAACTCGGGCATGAACGATGGCGCCCGTTTTGTCCTGCGCTGCATCGGTTGCAAGGCCGAAGTCGCCGAAGCAGCCGGAGATTTTCGCTGCGTTGAGTGCCGCGATCTGCTGGAAGTCAGCTACCCGTGGTCGGATCGCAAGCTGTTCGAAGGGGCCGACGCCGCCGCACTGAAGCAGACGTGGCTCTCGCGCCGCACGTCGCCGAAGGGCTGCGACCAGAGCGGCGTCTGGCGATTCCGCGAGCTGTTGCCCATCGTGCGCGACTTCGAGCACGTGGTCACGCTGCGCGAAGGCAATACGCCCATTTATGAGCTGCCGCGCTGTGCGGTGAGCGCGGGC from Terriglobales bacterium carries:
- a CDS encoding aspartate kinase; translation: MGLIVMKFGGTSVGAAERIRQSAELVREAARESAVVVVVSALSGVTDAIVKALHAARNGSSSEVEARCRELDARHEAVIAELFAPAAREAASAAARAGVARLGEVCSGVLQLRTSTPQVHDMALSLGEEVSAQLCALYLAQLGLACDYVDAARVVVTDDRFGEAAPDLDATRRKARQVLLPLLDSGRVPVVTGYRGATATGQLTTLGRGGSDYSATLLGAAIGADEVWIWTDVDGVLTADPRVCPNAATLAEITFGEAVELSYYGAKVIHQRAIRPCMEAGIPVWIKNSFQPDAAGTRITTTGQAGSSPVKAVTAVTRASLVTLSTRWDVHFAEVFGRLLLRLAHEHVDVLFTTQSSSENALGLVLRERDTDVVVHAIKRLFRTELKHGVLNPIGVERDVAVVAVLGQAMKGVPGILARLFGAIARRNVSVIAVAQGASELNICFAVPSASAGDVVQAVHEEFFGSKQDALVETGAARAAAGTLFT